GCTTTACAGCACTGCACCTGACGCTTTGAATTGTGCTTAATGTTGTTAGGTTTGTGTGCAGCTGCTTGGCCATAGAAACTCATTCAATGAAGCTCTCTACGcgctgttcttgagctaatctgaaggtcACATGAAGTTTGAAAGTCTATAGCtactgactctgcagaaagtaaTCAACCTCTGGGCACTATGTGCCTCAGCATCTGGTAAGCCAGCTCTGATTTCATGTTTCTTACCACTTTGTGGCTAGGTATCTGTCATTCCCAgtcacttccactttgttaaAATACCACTAGCAGTTGACtttggaatatttagtagcaaGGCAATTTCACGACTGGACATATTGCACAGCTGGCATCCTATCACGATGCCACGCTGGAATTCACagagctcctgagagcgaccCATTTTTTTCACAGATGTTTGTAGAAACAGTCTGAATGCCTAGGTACTCGATTtctatacacctgtggccatggaagtgattggaaaaCCTAAATTCAATGACGGcgatgggtgagtgaatacttcTGGTAATATATTGTACTTAGTCTAGATCAGGACTAATTAGATAAGTTCACTAACGGCTCAGAAGGTGGAAGCCATTTTCGAACAAATCTTTCAAGTGATAAATATGAAATTTACATCAGTGGGAACTTAATAATTCTATGATGCTACTGACAGTTACTAATAATGCATGTATCAAAAAAGCTTATAATTATGCACATCTGTCTTATCACCCTTGTTTTTTCCAGTGACCATAATGGGCAGATAAGAAAGACAAAATATCTGCTGTGTGGAGGCTAGAAGGTTAGTAAGACCTCGGCAGATACCTCCTCTCTTCCTGCACGAGCAGTCCAGCAAGTTTACAGCACAATGGCTGAAGAAGACTATGGCAGCTTTGTGGACTGGAACCAGATGGGGGATTTGGCCAAGAGCAGCGGGCCCACCAAGGTGGACACTAAAGATCTGAAAGAGTTCAAACAGATGGCTCGACAAGGTTATTGGGCCAAGAACCACAAGCTGCGGGCACAAGTCTACCAGCAACTCATCAAAGCCATTCCTTGCCGTACAGTGACCCCAGATGCAGCAGTGTATCGTGACATTATGGGAAATGCAGCCGCAAAGAAAACCTCCACCAACGTCCCACTACCAGAGTTTGTGGATGGAAATCCCATACCGCGGTACTGTCTGAAGCCGGAGGCAGTGGCCTCAGCCCATCAGATCATCAACTGCCTCGCTGGACAGTTTCCAGATATCTCTCATTGCCCAGCTCTTCCTGCAGTTACTTCATTGCTCCTGCACTTCAGTGTAGACGAAGCTCAGTGTTTTGAGCATGTCAGCCGCATACTGGCATGCAACGAGCCAGGGAAACGACTTATAGACCAGACCTTCCTGGCTTATGAGTCTAGCTGCATGACCTTCGGTGACCTAGCCAATAAGTACTGCACAGCTGCTCACAAACTGATCGTTACCACGGCTCAGGATGTGATGGATGTCTACTCAGACTGGCAGCGCTGGGTCCTCGGTGACCTGCCTTTTAGCCATGTGGTTAGGGTCCTAGATGTCTACCTAGTAGAGGGCTATAAGGTTCTCTACCGCGTGGCAGTAGCCTTGCTCAAGTTCTATCGCAAGCATAAAATGGGAGCACAGGGGGGGCAGGGCAACCAGCAGCAGGAGGATTCAAACAAAATCAAGGCAGATATTCAGGCATTTGTTAAGGGCATTGCTTCCACCGTCACACCTGACAAGCTGCTAGAGAAGGCCTTCTCCATCCGCCTGTTCAGCCGCAAGGAGATCACCCTGCTGCAGCTCACAAATGAGAAGTCCCTGCAGCAAAAAGGAATCACTGTGAAGCAGAAGcggtaaagtttaaaaaaaaaaaaaaaaaaaagtaaatgttttattttttgttttgtttgttttttaagtgggTAAATGTACTTTCTAAACTTCAAAACTGGGCTATTTCCTGTGCGGACACTTTGCTAcacactgtgtttatgtctaaaaatgtggCTTTATGTCATTACTCTGCTTTTTTAAGTTATTGTTACCACATGTTGGATAATTTTTATATTAAACTTAACCAAATGGCTTCTCACAGTCCCATACTAGGAGTTAAGCTCTTTTAATAAAATTCATCAGTCCACTTTGTTCATCTAGCAATATGTGAACTCTAAAGTTTCATAATTTACCATTACCTTCAGTCTGTCTATGAGGGGGGGGAGGAATCTACTGCCATTAGAATGAAAATGCTTGAACATGACTAAACTTCCTTCACGGTTTGTGGACTTCACCCTGGTATGCATGGCATGCAGACGACCAATATAAACCATGAACCATTGAAATATAATTTAGCACAAGTGTAGAGTAGATATTTTTACAGTCTTAActgttttagcatttttttattttttttttttggtagcaATGCCCTCTGTCTTTTAAGCTTTATATTCTGGCATACTGTAGGAAACAGTTTGAGTTGCTTTGCATCCTTTTCTCACCGTCTGTTCTTGTGTCTTTTCTGCTTGGTTTGTGCCACGATTTTTCCATGCACCATGTTCTGTCTCATCTGCACACCACTCCTGTGTTTGCCACATTGGTTCTTTTACAGCTCTAGGTGGGTGCTCTTTCATGGTTACACTTATTTCTGATACCTGTTTTAAATAACCTGTGAccaagttgttttgtttttggtttttttttggggggggggttgttttatGCACATCTCTTCACTGTATGGGATGCTCTTTCCgaacctctctctctttcctgtgTCTAAATTGCTTTGGCATCTGCAGGCGGAACGTGCAGCTGGCACTGAACCCTGACACATTTTCCTCGGAGATAGTCAGTGCCAAGGAGATGCATGACATCTGGTCATGGATCCCAGAGCGCTTTGCCCTGTGCCAACCACAGCTTCTCTTCACAACCTCCACCCACGGTTGCAGCCTGAACAGGTGCATTTTACAATTTAATTAAGTGTTAGCTGCTGCtcataatttacattttatacctttgaatgaaattaataaCTAAAAGTTTGGGTAAATCTGAATTTaaggtaattttttttttttttttttttgagtcacATTAATTTCTTTTATGAGTTAAAGCAACAACATTTTGTTTGAATAAAGGAGGAAGATAGTGGGATTTTTTGTTTCCAGTACAAAAGTGTGTGACTGTTGCTGCATTACGATCCACTGGATATGTGTTAGTTTCAGTATTAGGTATTACGTGTTTAATAAGACTCTGGCAGTGAATTAAATGTTTTTCCGTTTTGAACAGATTCTACTCGCATTGTGAGGGCCACGAACCCACTCTGCTCCTCATCAGGACCACAGATGGCGATGTAAGTAACACGCATTGATAGCGTCTTTATacccttattttattttttttctacttacataaatattgtttattttgtcTGAAGGAAACAGTGGAACGTGCCATCAGATATTTCATTATGATCAACGCGCTAAGATAAAATACGGGTAAAATGCGACCACATATTCAGAACCAATCTCGATCCAGTCTGTGaagtgtgaaaaggaaaaattaaGCAACCTCTGAGGGAGGGAGTCAAAAAAAGATTGGACAGGGTGCCAAGGAGGCGCACCCATGCTTTCGTAAATACATGAATTACTCATACTTTGTACATTTTTGTCACAATAAAGAGGAAGCAAAGATCAGTTTTCACTGAACTGCAGAAAACTGAACTGCAGTTTGTGACTCTGCTCAGCTCTGCTGCCTCTATGAGCTCAGTGTGATGACGCTTGAACCAGCACTCCACCTGCTGCAGCCTCTGTGGTGGTGTGACCCTCCAGCTTGCAGAGGATCTTCAGAGCAGAAGGACTGCTGTCACCGGCTGCAGTCCAAGACACAGTGGAGTCGAATTGTCTATCAGTAAATGGATTGGATTATTGTCAGAGACAGGCATGCATAAATGTTAGCTTACTTTTTCTCCATTTAGGGATACAGGTCTGTACTGAGATTGCATTAAAAATTTGAGTTTAATGCACAAGTACAAACATTGGCACAAATGTCTTAACATATTTCTGCACTTTTTCTTTCTATGTTTCTGTTTTAGTTTCTTAGTTTAAGGGCTTTTGCCGACCCCAAGTCATTCTTGCCCTCTGACCCACCTTAATATATAACATGCATTATTGGTGTCACTATCACTAGTTTCCATCTTTGTCTGATACAGGAAGCATTAAAGGTAAAAATGTCATGTTTGACAAGTAAAGTACTTCTTAGCACATGCAATAGGTGTGACCTACTCGTGGCATTAACTCAGTCATTGCTCTTTATTTAAGGAGTTAAAGAGGCTAAGATTaggtttctgtttttcaaaGTAGACTCGGGTTATATTTTTGTCCTGGGTTCTGTGAACTGGGTTTAAAGTTCCTGATTATACATGTGTCATATGATTGGATTATCCCGGCATTAGTGTTGGCATCTTACAGACACCACAGTCAGAGTCCTTCCACTTGCTTGACTTTTGTCACAACCACTGAAGGTGAATAAATCCACAGATTAACCTCACTTATGCAGtttttacttaatttttttccaaCAGGTATGTGGAGCCTTTCTGTCCACTGATTGGGAggaaaggaagagaggaggCAACAAGCTGAGCTTCTTCGGCACAGGGGAATGTTTTGTCTTCAGGGTAAGATTATTTTCAGTTATCTAGtagcaacaaaaacattttttcttaaaGACATAATTTGAGTCATTTTTAGGGATAGTTGGAATTTCTTTTGTAGTGCTATTGTATGACCAGCAGGGGGTACCATCTatctttttttcaaatgttacTGTTGTCAATATCAATGGCCCCAGTTGGTGTATCATTTGGAGAAGTTTTCATACTAGGGCACAGTTCCCTTGTCATTGACATGCTGTCCAGTCCAAAAAAACAGCCACTCTTCTTGCTATTCTGGTGGTGCTTGCTATTCAGTGCAACATTGCCtagaaatagaaataaagacTGGCTCTCTGTTCCCTTCTCTATGAATTATTTACTTGGCTAACTGTGTAAAGCTTAGCTGTGTGCTGTCTGAGCCTAGACACCAGAAAACACAGTCATCTCAAACACCAGTACTTAAGCACACACATATCGGAAACTCCTGTAACCCGAAGCCCTCAGTATCGTAGCAGGCTCGTACCTGATACCACACCTGACACACACGAGAGACAGACTCCAGGACCAATGTCTATCGGATGGGCAGTAGAGGTTTGAACAGGACCAGGAGAAAATTATTAGCGTACAAGATAATCTATGCCATGCAAACATTAGAATACCCCCACAAAAAAAAGTTATCAGTCTCCAGAAGTCATAAACTTAAAGGTCTTACCTTCTCTtatgggatttttcttttcttttttctatcgTTTACATTTTCAAATTCAAGTTTCTTACATGATCAGTAATGCCCCCTTTGACAAGTCTCACAGCTTGCTAATGCTTTTTTAAAGCTgtgaaggtgatcctccatTCTTCCTTCATAAGGTTTCTAGTTCTGTAATTTTGGGACTTGTATCCACTTCTGTTTTGAGGTCTGTCCACAGTTTTTAGGTAGAGAAATTATAAAGAGGaaaacttctgctttgtttgtttgtctctttttgtatttctatgtggttgtattttttaacatgttcaaaataaagattaaattcagttcatttctgTTTGCACCTCTTCAAGTAGCCTGTTCTAGATTTTCAGGTGTGTTAGGGAGatagagattttttttcaaaaacctAGAGAAGAGAAGATGCCCGAAGAATGAAGAAGTGTACTAGTACAGATTTTCTAAAACAAAGGCAATGTGCAGAGCTGTGGTACCTACAGAGCAACAAAGTTGATGAGCCATATCATGGAGCTATGGGAAAAGAAATGACGATCGGTGTGTTGCAGTACAGATTCATGATGAGTTAGCACTACAGATGCGATGTTTGCTTCAAGTGTATTAATGGAGAAGTACGGAGAACATCAGAAGGTCTTTGTAGATCTAGAGAAAGCATATGATGGGGTGCCAAGAGAGCAACTGTTACTGCTTGAGAAGTCTGAAGTGGCAGAGAGGTAAGCAAGGATAGCTTAGACAGAGGTGAGGTGTGCTGTAGGTGTGACAGATGGATTCAAGGTGAGCCTGGTATTACACCAGGGAATGAGCCCCTTCTTGTTTTCAATGGTGATGAACAGGCTAACAAATGAGGCCAAGCAGGAATTTCCATGGACTGATCTTTGCAGATGACACTGTGATCTTTAGTGATGGTAGGGAGCAGGTAGGAGAGGTGGA
This sequence is a window from Pelmatolapia mariae isolate MD_Pm_ZW linkage group LG8, Pm_UMD_F_2, whole genome shotgun sequence. Protein-coding genes within it:
- the tbc1d24 gene encoding TBC1 domain family member 24, producing the protein MAEEDYGSFVDWNQMGDLAKSSGPTKVDTKDLKEFKQMARQGYWAKNHKLRAQVYQQLIKAIPCRTVTPDAAVYRDIMGNAAAKKTSTNVPLPEFVDGNPIPRYCLKPEAVASAHQIINCLAGQFPDISHCPALPAVTSLLLHFSVDEAQCFEHVSRILACNEPGKRLIDQTFLAYESSCMTFGDLANKYCTAAHKLIVTTAQDVMDVYSDWQRWVLGDLPFSHVVRVLDVYLVEGYKVLYRVAVALLKFYRKHKMGAQGGQGNQQQEDSNKIKADIQAFVKGIASTVTPDKLLEKAFSIRLFSRKEITLLQLTNEKSLQQKGITVKQKRRNVQLALNPDTFSSEIVSAKEMHDIWSWIPERFALCQPQLLFTTSTHGCSLNRFYSHCEGHEPTLLLIRTTDGDVCGAFLSTDWEERKRGGNKLSFFGTGECFVFRLKPEMERYEWIVIRHPELASSIKTQDQEETATSEHQIKDANSLQQPEKPPGELSPFLSARHFNLNSKNTSMFMAGNVDSIIVGGGDGNALYIDSELNHGRTGNCTTFDNPPLCAESFQISLLEVWGFQDTMAS